The Shewanella sp. NFH-SH190041 genome has a window encoding:
- the sppA gene encoding signal peptide peptidase SppA produces MSKTLSFFKRILQVLWHTINGTRKLFLNLLFLALLVGIVVALSDEEPVQIADHSALVLNLNGNIVDQKRYVDPLSAALSQSGPEKQGQEILLSDVIRVIDNAADDSRIKLIVLDVGNMGQAGISKLQAVGDALNRFKLAGKQVIADGNFFTQQQYYLASFANQIYLNPEGAVVIDGLARYRLYFKSALDKLDVSTHIFRVGTFKSAVEPYMRDSMSEAAKQANRELMQGLWQSYSEQVAANRNIAPTNLALSASHYLTALDKANGSPAELAMQMKWVDGLLTEDAFNTLMQDKVGKAKGKPVFNQVNFEQYLSQLPSTDLPLAKENIAIVVAKGKILNGKQPAGEIGGESTSALLRKARFDDDIKAVVLRVDSPGGSAFASEQIRQEVLALKAAGKPVVVSMGSLAASGGYWISASADYIYATPTTITGSIGIFGMFTTFEKTLAKLGIHTDGVATTDWAGLSVTRPLSPEVGQVIQRYIDRGYQQFISLVANARHMTTAKVDSIAQGRIWTGKKALELGLVDALGDMPQAVAKAAALAKLKQYDTRVIEQQLSPEQEIIQQMFSTMVSYLPPSAVTATQLDQLLGKVRSEAQTLASFNDPNGVYLYCDSCQF; encoded by the coding sequence ATGTCGAAAACGCTTTCTTTTTTCAAGCGTATCTTGCAGGTGCTGTGGCACACCATTAATGGCACCCGAAAACTCTTTCTCAACCTGCTGTTCTTAGCGCTACTGGTTGGTATCGTGGTAGCGCTGAGCGATGAAGAGCCGGTGCAGATTGCCGATCACTCTGCTCTGGTGCTGAATTTAAACGGCAATATCGTCGATCAAAAACGTTATGTTGATCCCCTCTCCGCCGCGTTGTCACAAAGTGGCCCGGAAAAACAGGGGCAGGAAATTCTGCTCAGTGACGTGATCCGGGTTATCGACAATGCTGCCGATGACAGCCGCATTAAACTGATCGTGCTGGATGTCGGCAATATGGGACAAGCCGGGATCAGTAAGCTGCAGGCTGTGGGTGATGCCCTCAACCGCTTTAAACTGGCCGGTAAGCAGGTCATTGCCGACGGTAACTTTTTCACCCAGCAGCAATATTATCTTGCCAGCTTTGCAAATCAGATTTACCTCAACCCAGAAGGCGCTGTGGTCATAGATGGACTGGCGCGCTACCGGCTGTACTTCAAAAGTGCGCTGGATAAGTTAGATGTCAGCACCCATATCTTCCGGGTCGGCACATTTAAATCAGCCGTTGAGCCTTATATGCGCGACTCTATGTCTGAAGCCGCTAAACAGGCAAACAGAGAACTGATGCAGGGGTTATGGCAATCCTACTCCGAGCAAGTGGCGGCCAATCGTAATATTGCCCCCACCAATTTAGCCCTGAGTGCCAGCCATTACTTAACCGCCTTGGATAAAGCCAACGGCAGCCCAGCTGAGCTGGCAATGCAGATGAAATGGGTCGACGGCCTGCTGACAGAGGATGCCTTCAATACCCTGATGCAAGATAAAGTTGGCAAAGCAAAAGGTAAGCCGGTATTTAATCAGGTTAACTTTGAGCAATATCTGTCCCAGTTGCCCAGCACTGACTTGCCACTGGCGAAAGAAAACATCGCCATTGTTGTTGCGAAAGGCAAAATTTTAAATGGTAAACAGCCTGCCGGTGAAATTGGGGGAGAAAGCACCTCTGCCCTGCTGCGCAAAGCCAGATTTGATGATGACATTAAAGCCGTCGTCTTGCGGGTTGACAGTCCTGGTGGCAGTGCATTTGCCTCGGAACAGATCCGCCAAGAAGTACTGGCACTGAAAGCTGCGGGTAAACCGGTTGTTGTCAGCATGGGCAGTTTAGCGGCCTCTGGCGGCTACTGGATTTCTGCCAGCGCCGATTATATTTATGCCACCCCGACCACCATCACCGGCTCTATCGGGATCTTTGGCATGTTCACCACCTTTGAGAAAACCTTGGCCAAACTGGGGATTCATACCGACGGTGTCGCCACTACAGACTGGGCGGGGCTGTCTGTTACCCGTCCCCTGTCACCCGAGGTAGGTCAAGTCATTCAGCGGTATATTGACCGTGGTTATCAACAATTTATCTCGCTGGTGGCCAATGCCCGCCATATGACAACAGCCAAAGTCGACAGTATTGCCCAAGGGCGGATCTGGACAGGGAAAAAGGCATTAGAGCTAGGCTTGGTTGATGCCCTAGGAGATATGCCGCAAGCGGTTGCTAAAGCCGCAGCGCTGGCAAAACTGAAACAGTATGACACCCGGGTGATTGAGCAGCAGTTATCCCCGGAGCAGGAGATTATCCAACAGATGTTCTCCACCATGGTCAGCTATCTGCCGCCATCAGCAGTAACAGCAACCCAACTGGATCAGCTACTGGGCAAAGTGCGCAGCGAAGCACAAACCCTAGCTAGCTTTAACGATCCAAACGGCGTCTACCTCTACTGCGACAGCTGCCAGTTCTAA
- a CDS encoding HAD family hydrolase — MPIQAVLFDLDGTLVDTAPDLIAALDCALQEAGLPCCNAKLMRPAASHGSLAMVQAACPDMPAATQQALQQRMLHWYNTVNGQHAQLFAGMETLLTFLRSRQIPIGVITNKPARFTRPLLQRMGLLPLMQCVISGDSCTRNKPDRAPMLLAAQQCNMAPQSVLYLGDAERDLLAAQAVGMQGGVAHWGYIGPQDHPENWPSTIMLANPAQLTLLL, encoded by the coding sequence CTGCCGATTCAGGCCGTCCTCTTTGATTTAGACGGCACTTTAGTAGACACCGCGCCGGATTTAATTGCCGCGCTTGATTGTGCCCTGCAAGAAGCGGGACTCCCTTGCTGTAATGCCAAGCTCATGCGACCAGCAGCCTCCCATGGCAGCTTGGCCATGGTGCAAGCTGCCTGCCCGGATATGCCAGCGGCGACTCAACAGGCGTTACAACAACGGATGCTGCACTGGTATAACACGGTCAATGGCCAACATGCGCAGTTGTTTGCAGGCATGGAGACATTACTGACGTTTTTGCGCTCTCGTCAGATCCCTATTGGGGTGATTACCAATAAGCCGGCCCGCTTTACCCGCCCCCTCTTACAACGGATGGGGCTATTGCCATTGATGCAGTGCGTAATAAGTGGTGATAGCTGCACCCGCAATAAACCGGACCGCGCCCCGATGTTATTGGCGGCGCAGCAGTGTAATATGGCCCCGCAGTCAGTGCTGTATCTGGGGGATGCCGAGCGTGATCTGCTGGCCGCTCAGGCGGTGGGCATGCAAGGCGGCGTGGCACACTGGGGCTATATCGGCCCGCAGGATCACCCCGAAAACTGGCCATCAACCATCATGTTGGCTAATCCAGCGCAACTGACTTTACTGCTTTAA
- a CDS encoding NADPH-dependent 2,4-dienoyl-CoA reductase yields MSAFPHLLAPLDLGFTRLKNRVLMGSMHTGLEEEKGGFEKLAAFYRERAAGGVGLIVTGGIAPNFRGRLAPHAAQLSFPWQVKRHRIVTDAVHQADGKICMQILHAGRYGYHPFSQAPSAIKAPISPFKPSAMSDGQVRRTISAYCRSARLARRAGYDGVEIMGSEGYLINQFICRRTNERTDSWGGSFENRCRFALDIVKGIRETVGEDFIIIFRLSMLDLVDNGSSWDEVVTLAKWLEQAGVTIINTGIGWHEARIPTIVTSVPRGAFTWVTQKLKQQVSVPLVATNRINTPELAEQILASGQADMVSMARPFLADPELVNKAAAGQSDLINTCIGCNQACLDHTFAMKRASCLVNPRACYETEMPITATEQPKRIAVMGAGPAGMSFALYAAQRGHKVVLFEASSEVGGQFNLARKIPGKEEFNETIRYFINQLARHGVTMRLKTRLTPALLQQETFDELVVASGVVPRHLALPGFDHPAVVTYQQVLRGEVSVGDKVALIGAGGIGFDMAHYLCERQSSTLNPEIWYQQWGIDTQYRQAGGLAVAGEVHQNPARQVYLLQRKTTKAGKGLGKTSGWVHRSVIKQHGVKVLTGVRYDKFDEQGLHIIIDDREEVLPVDNVVLCAGQESNLAMVDELQALGLPVHVIGGADVAAEVDAKRAIRQGVELALQL; encoded by the coding sequence ATGTCGGCATTTCCCCATTTACTTGCGCCATTGGATTTGGGCTTTACCCGGCTGAAAAATCGGGTGTTGATGGGTTCCATGCATACTGGGCTGGAGGAGGAAAAAGGCGGGTTTGAGAAATTGGCAGCATTTTACCGCGAGCGGGCAGCAGGCGGGGTTGGCCTGATTGTGACGGGCGGTATCGCGCCCAATTTTCGCGGGCGTTTGGCTCCCCATGCAGCTCAGCTGAGCTTTCCTTGGCAGGTTAAACGCCACCGTATCGTGACAGATGCAGTGCATCAGGCTGACGGGAAAATCTGTATGCAGATCCTGCATGCCGGCCGCTATGGTTATCATCCTTTCAGTCAGGCACCCAGTGCCATTAAAGCGCCGATCAGTCCTTTTAAACCCAGTGCCATGTCCGATGGTCAGGTGCGCCGGACTATCTCTGCTTATTGCCGCAGTGCCCGCTTAGCGCGGCGAGCCGGTTATGACGGGGTAGAGATTATGGGCTCAGAAGGCTATCTGATTAATCAGTTTATTTGCCGCCGGACCAATGAACGCACCGACAGTTGGGGCGGCAGCTTTGAAAACCGCTGCCGTTTTGCCTTAGACATAGTGAAAGGGATCCGTGAAACGGTCGGTGAAGACTTTATTATTATTTTCCGCTTGTCGATGCTGGATCTGGTGGATAACGGTTCTAGCTGGGATGAAGTGGTGACGTTAGCCAAATGGTTGGAGCAGGCTGGCGTTACGATTATCAATACCGGCATTGGCTGGCATGAAGCCAGAATTCCCACCATTGTCACTTCTGTACCACGGGGCGCTTTTACCTGGGTGACGCAAAAGCTGAAACAACAGGTTTCTGTGCCGCTGGTGGCCACCAACCGCATTAATACCCCGGAGCTTGCTGAGCAGATCTTGGCATCCGGGCAGGCCGATATGGTGTCGATGGCGCGGCCGTTTCTGGCTGATCCTGAACTCGTCAATAAAGCTGCGGCCGGGCAGAGTGACCTTATCAATACCTGTATCGGCTGTAATCAGGCCTGTTTAGACCATACCTTTGCTATGAAGCGCGCCAGTTGCCTGGTCAACCCCCGCGCTTGTTATGAAACTGAAATGCCGATTACCGCGACGGAGCAACCAAAACGGATAGCGGTGATGGGCGCAGGCCCGGCCGGAATGTCATTTGCCCTGTATGCCGCCCAGCGTGGTCACAAAGTGGTACTGTTTGAAGCCAGTAGCGAAGTGGGGGGGCAGTTTAATCTGGCCCGTAAAATTCCCGGCAAAGAAGAGTTTAATGAAACTATTCGTTACTTTATCAATCAGCTAGCGCGCCATGGGGTGACAATGCGGCTTAAGACCCGGTTAACGCCAGCGCTATTACAGCAAGAAACCTTTGATGAGCTGGTGGTCGCCAGTGGGGTGGTGCCGCGCCATCTGGCGTTGCCGGGCTTTGATCATCCCGCAGTGGTGACTTACCAGCAGGTATTGCGTGGAGAAGTGAGTGTCGGGGATAAGGTTGCCCTGATTGGCGCTGGCGGGATCGGGTTTGATATGGCTCATTATCTGTGTGAGCGGCAATCCAGTACTCTTAATCCGGAAATTTGGTACCAGCAATGGGGCATTGATACTCAATATCGTCAGGCGGGTGGGTTAGCGGTCGCCGGAGAAGTGCACCAAAATCCGGCGCGGCAAGTGTATTTGCTACAACGTAAAACCACTAAAGCCGGTAAAGGATTGGGGAAAACCAGTGGCTGGGTACACCGCAGTGTGATTAAACAACATGGGGTGAAGGTACTCACAGGTGTCCGATATGACAAATTTGATGAGCAGGGGCTGCATATTATTATTGATGACCGGGAAGAAGTGTTGCCGGTAGATAACGTAGTGCTGTGTGCCGGGCAGGAGTCAAATCTAGCGATGGTTGATGAGTTGCAAGCCCTTGGCTTGCCGGTGCATGTGATTGGCGGCGCTGATGTGGCAGCAGAAGTGGATGCCAAGCGGGCTATTCGTCAGGGCGTCGAATTGGCACTGCAGTTGTAA
- the nrdA gene encoding class 1a ribonucleoside-diphosphate reductase subunit alpha, whose translation MNSNMTVTKRSGERENIDLDKIHRVITWAAEGLDKVSVSEVELRSHLQFYDGIPTEAIHETIIKAAADLISPESPDYQFLAARLAVFHLRKKAYGRFEPPALYDHITRLVDLGKYDRHLLEDYSKEELDILDSYVDHWRDMTFSYAAVKQLEGKYLVQNRVSGEVYESAQFLYILVAACLFARYPRETRLQYIKDFYDAVSTFKISLPTPIMSGVRTPTRQFSSCVLIECGDSLDSINATASSIVKYVSQRAGIGINAGRIRALGSPIRGGEAFHTGCLPFYKYFQTAVKSCSQGGVRGGAATLFYPIWHLEVESLLVLKNNRGVEDNRIRHLDYGVQLNKLMYTRLIKGGNITLFSPSDVPGLYDAFFEDQDEFERLYLQYEQDDSIRKKAVRASELFSLLMQERASTGRIYIQNVDHCNTHSPFDAKVAPIRQSNLCLEIALPTKPLNAVDDAEGEIALCTLSALNLGAIDNLAELEHLADLAVRALDSLLDYQDYPIKAAQNASMNRRTLGIGVINFANYLAKHGVKYSDGSANNLTHKTFEAMQYYLLQASMKLAREQGACPSFADTNYAKGILPIDTYKRELDKITNEPLHLDWEGLRQDIVRHGLRNSTLSALMPSETSSQISNATNGIEPPRGLISVKASKDGQLKQVVPDFDELKHNYELLWQMPNNEGYLQLVGIMQKFIDQAISANTNYDPARFPGHKVPMQQLLKDLLTAYKLGVKTLYYHNTRDGASDHYDELTAIEQEDDGCAGGACKI comes from the coding sequence ATGAATAGCAATATGACAGTGACCAAACGTAGTGGTGAACGGGAAAACATTGACCTGGACAAAATCCACCGTGTCATTACTTGGGCAGCCGAGGGGTTGGACAAGGTTTCCGTCTCGGAAGTGGAGCTGCGCTCTCACCTGCAATTCTATGATGGCATTCCCACTGAAGCGATTCATGAAACCATTATCAAAGCCGCCGCAGATCTGATCTCGCCAGAGTCACCGGACTATCAGTTCTTGGCCGCCCGACTGGCAGTATTCCACCTGCGTAAAAAAGCCTATGGCCGTTTTGAGCCACCAGCACTGTATGACCATATCACTCGCCTGGTGGATCTGGGCAAATATGACCGCCACCTGCTGGAAGATTACAGCAAAGAAGAGTTAGATATTCTCGACAGCTATGTGGATCACTGGCGCGATATGACGTTCTCATATGCGGCGGTAAAACAGCTGGAAGGCAAATACTTGGTGCAGAACCGGGTGAGCGGAGAAGTGTATGAGAGCGCGCAGTTCCTCTACATTCTGGTTGCAGCTTGCCTATTTGCCCGTTACCCACGTGAAACCCGGCTGCAATACATCAAAGATTTCTATGATGCGGTGTCTACCTTTAAGATTTCGCTGCCCACTCCCATTATGTCGGGTGTGCGGACGCCTACCCGTCAGTTCAGCTCCTGCGTGCTGATCGAGTGCGGTGACAGCTTAGACTCCATCAATGCGACCGCCTCCTCCATCGTTAAATATGTCAGCCAGCGTGCAGGCATTGGTATCAATGCTGGCCGTATTCGCGCGCTGGGCAGCCCAATCCGTGGCGGTGAAGCCTTCCATACTGGTTGCTTGCCGTTTTATAAATATTTCCAGACCGCAGTGAAGTCATGCTCCCAAGGTGGCGTGCGCGGTGGGGCCGCTACACTGTTCTACCCTATTTGGCATTTAGAAGTGGAATCCCTGCTGGTACTGAAAAATAACCGCGGGGTGGAAGATAACCGTATCCGCCATTTGGATTACGGCGTACAGCTCAACAAGCTGATGTACACCCGACTGATCAAAGGTGGCAATATTACCCTGTTCAGCCCATCGGATGTACCCGGTCTCTATGATGCCTTCTTTGAAGATCAGGATGAATTTGAACGCCTGTACCTACAGTACGAGCAAGATGACAGTATCCGTAAAAAGGCAGTGAGAGCATCAGAGCTCTTTTCACTGCTGATGCAGGAGCGCGCCTCCACCGGTCGTATTTATATCCAGAATGTGGATCACTGTAATACCCATAGCCCGTTTGATGCCAAGGTTGCGCCAATCCGCCAGTCTAACCTGTGCTTGGAAATTGCATTGCCAACCAAACCACTCAATGCCGTGGATGACGCTGAAGGGGAAATTGCCCTTTGTACACTGTCGGCGCTGAACCTGGGCGCAATTGATAACTTAGCTGAGCTTGAGCATTTAGCCGACCTCGCCGTACGGGCATTAGATAGCCTGCTGGATTATCAGGACTACCCGATTAAAGCGGCGCAAAATGCATCGATGAATCGTCGCACCTTAGGTATTGGCGTGATCAACTTTGCCAATTATCTGGCCAAACACGGCGTGAAGTACTCAGATGGCAGCGCTAACAACCTGACCCATAAAACCTTTGAAGCCATGCAGTATTACCTGCTGCAAGCGTCAATGAAGCTGGCCCGGGAGCAAGGTGCCTGCCCATCCTTTGCTGATACCAACTATGCCAAAGGGATCTTGCCCATTGATACCTATAAGCGTGAACTGGACAAGATCACCAATGAGCCGCTGCATCTGGATTGGGAAGGGCTACGCCAGGATATCGTGCGTCACGGCCTGCGTAATTCAACTCTGTCAGCACTGATGCCATCAGAGACCTCATCGCAGATCTCCAATGCCACCAATGGTATTGAGCCACCACGCGGGCTTATCAGTGTGAAAGCCAGTAAAGATGGCCAACTGAAACAGGTGGTACCGGATTTTGACGAGCTGAAACACAATTATGAGCTGCTGTGGCAGATGCCGAATAATGAAGGCTATCTGCAGCTGGTGGGAATTATGCAGAAATTTATCGATCAGGCGATTTCAGCAAATACCAATTATGATCCAGCCCGCTTCCCCGGACATAAAGTGCCTATGCAGCAGTTGCTTAAAGATCTGCTGACGGCGTATAAATTAGGGGTTAAGACCCTTTACTACCATAACACCCGGGATGGCGCATCAGATCACTATGATGAACTGACGGCCATAGAGCAGGAAGACGATGGCTGCGCAGGCGGGGCCTGTAAGATCTAA
- the yfaE gene encoding class I ribonucleotide reductase maintenance protein YfaE, whose protein sequence is MVFKKAPIVSCGNQPVLLFQEPHRTLLSALEAKKVRIFSECRSGFCGACKTRLLQGEVRYLTPPLAALGENECLPCCCVPVTDISLDLSCEGAEIAKRQAYNPVKQALETS, encoded by the coding sequence ATGGTATTTAAAAAAGCGCCTATCGTCAGTTGCGGTAACCAACCTGTGTTACTGTTCCAAGAGCCGCACCGCACACTACTCAGTGCTCTAGAAGCCAAAAAAGTCCGTATCTTTTCTGAATGCCGCAGTGGATTTTGCGGCGCTTGCAAAACCCGGCTACTGCAAGGAGAAGTGCGTTATCTTACGCCGCCGCTGGCTGCGTTGGGGGAGAATGAATGTCTGCCCTGCTGCTGCGTTCCTGTCACTGATATCAGCTTAGATCTTAGCTGTGAAGGCGCCGAAATCGCCAAACGCCAAGCTTACAATCCGGTTAAACAGGCACTGGAAACCAGCTGA
- the nrdB gene encoding class Ia ribonucleoside-diphosphate reductase subunit beta, with protein sequence MAYSTFCHTPNDPTKEPMFFGQPVNVARYDQQKYEVFEKLIEKQLSFFWRPEEVDVSRDKIDYGKLPDHEQHIFISNLKYQTLLDSIQGRSPNVAFLPLVSLPELETWIETWSFSETIHSRSYTHIIRNIVNDPGKVFDDIVVNKEILKRAEDISVYYDELIRLTQVYELHGEGTHTTTTGEVTVSLRELKKRLYLCMMSVNALEAIRFYVSFACSFAFAERKVMEGNAKIIRLIARDEALHLNGTQHMINLMQAGKDDPEMAEIARECHQEAYELFVRAAEQEKAWAHYLFKDGSMIGLNEQILCQYVEYITNQRMKAVHLPLPYAEINNPLPWMKNWLESDSVQVAPQEVEVSSYLVGQIDSAIDENEFLDFDL encoded by the coding sequence ATGGCTTATTCAACCTTTTGTCACACCCCTAATGACCCGACTAAAGAGCCGATGTTTTTCGGTCAGCCGGTCAACGTTGCCCGCTATGATCAACAAAAATACGAAGTTTTTGAAAAGCTGATTGAAAAGCAGCTGTCTTTTTTCTGGCGGCCAGAAGAGGTGGATGTCAGCCGTGACAAAATTGATTACGGCAAACTGCCGGATCACGAACAGCATATCTTTATCTCCAACCTGAAGTACCAGACTCTGCTGGACTCCATTCAGGGCCGCAGCCCCAATGTAGCATTTTTGCCACTGGTCTCGTTGCCGGAATTAGAAACCTGGATTGAGACCTGGTCATTTTCAGAAACCATTCACTCCCGCTCTTATACCCATATCATCCGTAATATCGTCAATGACCCGGGTAAAGTGTTCGACGATATCGTGGTTAACAAAGAGATCCTGAAGCGGGCAGAAGATATTTCCGTTTACTATGACGAGCTGATCCGCCTCACCCAGGTATATGAACTGCACGGCGAAGGCACCCACACCACAACCACAGGTGAAGTCACTGTTTCACTGCGTGAGCTGAAAAAGCGGCTTTACCTGTGCATGATGTCTGTGAATGCCTTGGAAGCCATTCGCTTTTATGTCAGCTTTGCCTGCTCTTTTGCCTTTGCTGAGCGCAAAGTCATGGAAGGTAACGCCAAAATTATCCGTCTGATCGCTCGGGATGAAGCACTGCACCTTAATGGCACCCAGCATATGATCAACCTGATGCAAGCGGGTAAAGATGATCCTGAAATGGCTGAAATTGCCCGGGAATGTCACCAAGAAGCCTATGAGCTGTTTGTGCGGGCAGCCGAGCAGGAAAAAGCTTGGGCTCACTACCTGTTTAAAGATGGCTCCATGATCGGTCTTAATGAGCAGATCCTGTGTCAGTATGTGGAATACATTACTAACCAGCGCATGAAGGCGGTTCATCTGCCACTGCCCTATGCCGAAATCAACAATCCACTGCCTTGGATGAAAAACTGGCTGGAGAGTGATTCAGTACAGGTGGCACCACAGGAAGTGGAAGTCTCCTCTTATTTAGTAGGCCAGATTGATTCGGCCATTGATGAAAACGAATTTTTGGATTTCGATCTCTAA
- the ubiG gene encoding bifunctional 2-polyprenyl-6-hydroxyphenol methylase/3-demethylubiquinol 3-O-methyltransferase UbiG — translation MEQHQNVDPSEIAKFEKMAASWWDPNGEFKPLHQLNPLRLNYIDDHAGGIFGKAVLDVGCGGGILSESMARLGARVTGLDMGQEPLEVAKLHALETGVLIDYCRDTAEQHSHDHQAHYDVVTCMEMLEHVPDPQSVIQACCEMVKPGGWVFFSTINRNLRSYVETIIGAEYLLKMLPIGTHDHGKFIRPSELMAMVDNTELLNRDAAGITYNPLTGLFKYTACVDVNYMIATQRAE, via the coding sequence ATGGAACAGCATCAAAATGTCGACCCCAGTGAAATCGCCAAATTTGAAAAAATGGCTGCCAGCTGGTGGGATCCCAACGGTGAATTCAAGCCCCTGCATCAACTCAACCCGCTGCGGCTCAATTATATTGACGATCATGCCGGTGGCATCTTCGGTAAAGCCGTGTTGGATGTCGGCTGCGGCGGCGGTATTTTATCTGAGAGTATGGCGCGTCTTGGGGCCAGGGTAACCGGTTTAGATATGGGACAAGAGCCCTTGGAAGTGGCCAAGCTCCATGCACTGGAAACCGGCGTATTGATTGATTACTGCCGCGATACCGCAGAGCAGCATAGCCATGACCATCAGGCGCACTATGACGTTGTCACCTGTATGGAAATGCTTGAGCATGTCCCAGATCCTCAATCAGTCATCCAAGCCTGCTGTGAGATGGTCAAGCCCGGCGGTTGGGTATTTTTCTCTACCATCAACCGTAATCTGCGCTCTTATGTGGAAACCATTATCGGAGCTGAATATCTATTAAAGATGCTCCCGATCGGGACCCATGATCACGGTAAATTTATCAGGCCCTCTGAGCTGATGGCGATGGTGGACAATACTGAACTGTTAAATCGAGATGCGGCGGGGATCACCTACAACCCCCTCACGGGTTTGTTTAAATATACCGCCTGCGTGGATGTCAATTATATGATTGCCACCCAAAGAGCCGAGTAA